One window of Halopseudomonas maritima genomic DNA carries:
- a CDS encoding penicillin-binding protein 1A, which translates to MRLLRFLFWSIFALACAPIMILSGVALYLSPALPDVETLHDVELQTPLRIYSTDNRLIAEFGEMRRFPISYNQVPAAFVHALLAAEDDNFLNHHGVDPMGLLRAASELAQTGHIQTGGSTITMQVAKNYFLTSDRVFSRKLNEILLALQIERNLDKHEIFELYVNKIYLGNRAYGIEAAAQVYYGKSINELPLADLAMIAGLPKAPSRYNPIANPERTKVRRDWILDRMLTLGYIDETAYREAVNTPITARNHGANPEMEAPYIAEMARLEMVERYGDKAYTQGFNVYTTADSRLQEMANHALRDGLQDYDRRHGYRGPEARNPDITLEQGVELLNGYKSLGGLEPALVTAVNAENVEIRLRRDQTGLIAWEQMSWARPYLSANGMGPRPAKPMDVLKPGDIIRVSRIEDDNWRLAQVPEAQSALVVLGPQDGAIKALIGGFSFVQSNYNRATQARRQPGSSFKPFLYCAALDKGYTPASLVNDAPLIFVDDYLDSIWRPQNSGGDFLGPIRLREALYRSRNLVSIRLMQDLGVDNALSYIERFGFDRKELPRNLSASLGTSELTPLQIAQGYATFANGGYAVKPYLIDRIENRYGQLIDYSKPPVTPELTEQQQARLNAYVERQGSSISEQPAEAERVVDERTIYQLNSMLRDVVRRGTAVRARALNRNDLAGKTGTTNDQKDAWFSGFNPDLVATVWVGFDQPSTLGRREYGGTAALPIWMNFMGPALEGVPDREPSMPRGLVTARIDPATGRSAPPGTEGAFMEIFKQEDAPPPYSELEMGGYDSGGAVTPLELF; encoded by the coding sequence ATGCGTCTACTGAGATTTCTGTTCTGGTCTATCTTCGCGCTGGCCTGCGCGCCAATCATGATTTTGAGCGGCGTCGCGCTGTATCTTAGCCCTGCGCTGCCAGATGTTGAAACCCTACACGATGTCGAACTGCAAACCCCGTTGCGGATATATAGCACAGATAATCGTCTGATAGCAGAGTTCGGTGAAATGCGTCGCTTCCCGATCAGCTACAACCAGGTGCCTGCTGCATTTGTACACGCTCTGCTGGCCGCAGAGGATGATAACTTCCTCAATCATCACGGCGTTGACCCGATGGGCCTGCTGCGCGCTGCCAGCGAGCTGGCACAAACCGGGCATATTCAGACCGGCGGCAGCACCATCACCATGCAGGTCGCGAAAAACTACTTTCTTACCAGCGACCGGGTATTTTCGCGCAAGCTGAACGAAATCCTGCTGGCGCTGCAGATCGAGCGCAACCTCGACAAGCACGAAATCTTCGAGCTCTACGTCAACAAGATCTATCTGGGCAACCGCGCCTACGGCATCGAAGCAGCGGCGCAAGTATATTATGGCAAGTCGATCAACGAACTGCCGCTTGCCGACCTGGCGATGATCGCGGGCCTTCCCAAGGCACCGTCGCGCTATAATCCGATTGCCAACCCGGAACGCACCAAGGTGCGTCGCGACTGGATTCTCGACCGCATGCTCACCCTCGGTTACATAGACGAGACAGCTTACCGAGAGGCGGTTAACACCCCCATTACTGCCCGCAATCACGGCGCCAACCCGGAGATGGAAGCGCCCTACATTGCGGAAATGGCGCGTCTGGAGATGGTCGAGCGCTACGGCGACAAGGCTTACACCCAAGGCTTCAACGTTTACACCACGGCCGACAGCAGGTTGCAGGAGATGGCCAACCATGCCCTGCGCGACGGCCTGCAAGACTACGACCGCCGCCACGGCTACCGGGGCCCGGAAGCGCGCAACCCGGACATCACCTTGGAGCAGGGAGTCGAGCTGCTAAATGGCTATAAAAGCCTCGGCGGCCTTGAGCCCGCACTGGTCACCGCAGTCAATGCGGAGAATGTCGAGATACGCCTGCGACGCGACCAGACCGGGTTGATTGCCTGGGAACAGATGAGCTGGGCTCGCCCCTATCTTAGCGCCAATGGTATGGGGCCGCGCCCCGCCAAGCCGATGGACGTACTCAAGCCGGGCGACATCATTCGCGTCAGCCGAATAGAGGACGACAACTGGCGCCTGGCCCAAGTCCCGGAGGCACAGAGCGCTCTGGTTGTGCTAGGCCCGCAGGATGGCGCGATCAAGGCGCTGATCGGCGGCTTCTCGTTCGTGCAAAGCAACTACAATCGCGCCACCCAAGCGCGCCGCCAACCCGGCTCCAGCTTCAAACCATTCCTGTACTGTGCCGCGCTCGACAAGGGCTACACACCTGCCAGCCTGGTCAACGATGCGCCGCTGATCTTTGTCGACGATTATCTGGACTCAATCTGGCGACCGCAGAACTCCGGCGGCGACTTTCTTGGCCCCATTCGCCTGCGCGAAGCGCTGTACCGCTCACGCAACCTGGTCTCAATTCGCCTGATGCAAGACCTGGGAGTGGACAACGCCCTGAGCTACATCGAACGCTTCGGCTTTGACCGCAAGGAGCTGCCTCGCAACCTCTCGGCCTCGCTCGGCACCTCGGAACTGACGCCCCTGCAAATCGCGCAGGGCTACGCAACCTTCGCCAACGGCGGCTACGCCGTCAAACCCTACCTGATCGACCGCATCGAGAACCGCTACGGCCAACTGATCGACTACAGCAAACCGCCGGTCACCCCGGAGCTGACCGAGCAGCAACAGGCTCGTCTGAACGCCTACGTCGAGCGCCAGGGCAGCAGCATCAGCGAGCAACCTGCCGAGGCTGAACGCGTAGTCGATGAACGCACCATCTATCAACTCAACAGCATGCTGCGCGACGTGGTGCGTCGTGGCACGGCAGTGCGGGCCCGCGCACTTAACCGCAATGACCTGGCCGGTAAGACCGGCACCACCAACGACCAGAAGGACGCCTGGTTCTCCGGCTTCAACCCGGACCTGGTTGCAACCGTGTGGGTCGGCTTTGACCAGCCCAGCACCCTGGGTCGCCGGGAGTATGGCGGCACCGCCGCGTTGCCCATCTGGATGAATTTCATGGGGCCGGCACTGGAAGGCGTGCCCGACCGCGAGCCAAGCATGCCCCGCGGCCTGGTCACCGCCCGCATCGACCCGGCGACCGGGCGCAGCGCGCCGCCCGGCACCGAAGGCGCCTTCATGGAAATATTCAAGCAGGAAGACGCGCCGCCGCCCTACAGTGAACTGGAGATGGGTGGCTACGACAGCGGTGGAGCGGTTACGCCACTGGAACTGTTCTGA
- a CDS encoding AMP-binding protein, which translates to MHEQDYLDTLKAIQANVWPAGKPTSPVYPQGERPLTEYLAHWAQTAPDRVAVHFYGHQLTYAELDDLSNRCAALLQAQGIKPGDRVAVFMPNCPQLHIAFYGILKMGAIHAPVSPMAKGMELSYQLNDCGARAIICFDQLLPVVREVREQTALEMVFSTSLSELCPAQPPIPVPDLLQAPKLPITDSIDLMPALAATAPAPQSLPKLKLDDTAALNYTGGTTGLPKGCIHTHGDMLYTCASFMPAAMGFDEERIGLNFMPEFWIAGENSGLLFPVFAGTPLVLLARWDALTFMSAIQHYRVSQTGLLVDSASEILDHPQVGEFDFSSLEITSCVSFIKKLTPEYRRRWRDLTGCTLFETSFGMTETHTCDTFTAGLQDDDFDLKSEPTFVGLPVPGTEFKVCDFDTGALLPLGSEGELCLRSPSLLKGYWNKPEASAEALRDGGWLHTGDSGVITEQGFIRYLGRRKEMLKVNGMSVFPSELEAMLGQHPDILASAVIGKPDPQRGQTPLAFIIIKPGSQASAESLRDWCKQAMAIYKVPEIRLVDTLPMTATGKVKKQELQDWIN; encoded by the coding sequence ATGCACGAGCAGGACTATCTCGACACCCTGAAGGCGATTCAAGCCAACGTCTGGCCGGCCGGCAAACCGACTAGCCCCGTCTACCCGCAGGGTGAGCGTCCGCTGACCGAATATCTCGCGCACTGGGCCCAAACCGCGCCCGACCGCGTTGCCGTCCACTTCTACGGCCACCAGCTGACCTACGCCGAGCTGGATGACCTGAGCAACCGCTGCGCCGCCCTGCTGCAGGCCCAAGGCATCAAGCCGGGCGACCGGGTTGCGGTGTTCATGCCCAACTGCCCGCAACTGCATATCGCCTTTTACGGCATTCTCAAGATGGGCGCGATCCACGCCCCGGTCAGCCCGATGGCCAAAGGTATGGAACTGAGCTACCAACTCAACGACTGCGGCGCCCGCGCCATCATCTGCTTCGATCAGTTGCTGCCGGTGGTGCGCGAAGTCCGCGAGCAGACCGCACTGGAAATGGTATTCAGCACCAGCCTGTCCGAACTCTGTCCGGCCCAGCCGCCGATCCCGGTGCCGGACCTGCTGCAGGCACCCAAGCTGCCGATCACCGACAGCATCGACCTGATGCCCGCGCTGGCGGCCACCGCGCCGGCACCGCAGAGCCTGCCAAAGCTAAAGCTGGATGACACCGCCGCGCTCAACTACACCGGCGGCACCACCGGCTTGCCCAAGGGCTGCATCCATACCCACGGTGACATGCTCTACACCTGCGCCAGCTTTATGCCGGCTGCCATGGGCTTTGATGAAGAGCGCATCGGCCTGAACTTCATGCCGGAATTCTGGATTGCCGGCGAGAACTCCGGCCTGCTGTTCCCGGTGTTCGCCGGCACCCCTCTGGTACTGCTGGCCCGCTGGGATGCGCTGACCTTTATGAGTGCGATCCAGCATTACCGGGTTAGCCAGACCGGCCTACTGGTCGACAGCGCCTCCGAAATTCTCGATCACCCGCAGGTCGGCGAGTTCGACTTTAGCTCGCTAGAGATCACCAGCTGCGTCTCCTTCATCAAGAAGCTGACCCCGGAATACCGCCGCCGCTGGCGCGACCTGACCGGCTGCACGCTGTTCGAAACCAGCTTCGGCATGACCGAAACCCATACCTGCGACACCTTCACTGCCGGCCTGCAAGACGACGATTTCGATCTGAAATCCGAGCCCACCTTTGTCGGCCTGCCGGTGCCCGGTACCGAGTTCAAGGTCTGCGACTTCGACACCGGCGCGCTGCTGCCGCTGGGCAGCGAGGGCGAGCTGTGCCTGCGCAGCCCCTCCCTGCTCAAGGGCTACTGGAACAAGCCGGAGGCCAGCGCCGAGGCGCTGCGCGACGGCGGCTGGCTGCATACCGGCGACAGCGGCGTGATCACCGAGCAGGGCTTTATCCGTTATCTGGGGCGGCGCAAGGAGATGCTCAAGGTCAACGGCATGAGCGTGTTCCCCAGCGAGCTGGAAGCCATGCTCGGCCAGCACCCGGATATTCTCGCCTCCGCGGTCATCGGCAAACCCGACCCGCAACGCGGCCAGACACCTCTTGCCTTCATCATCATCAAGCCCGGCAGCCAGGCCAGCGCCGAGTCACTGCGTGACTGGTGCAAACAGGCAATGGCGATCTACAAGGTGCCGGAGATTCGGCTGGTAGATACACTGCCGATGACCGCGACCGGCAAGGTCAAGAAACAGGAACTACAGGACTGGATCAACTAA
- a CDS encoding carboxyl transferase domain-containing protein codes for MAFNRILIANRGEIAIRLARAIADCGATSVAVYAEDDDQSLHVRSADQAVALQGQGVAAYLDAAQLIRIAKEQNCDAIHPGYGFLSENADFARACEQAGITFIGPAPEVLDTFGDKASARRLAQQQGVPLTQGTNEPTTLEQARDFMQSLGDGAAVMLKALAGGGGRGMRAVHDLAELDDAFARCSSEATAAFGRGDLYVERLIRRARHIEVQIIGDGTEVAHVWERDCTLQRRNQKLLEVAPAPSLDPAVRTQLHEAACTLTRAVGYRGLCTVEFLLDEEHGDFVFMEANPRIQVEHTVTEAVTGLDLAVTQIQLAAGKTLAELGLTQTEIPAARGFAVQLRINLESMAADGSTRPAGGTLSAYQPPSGPGIRVDGYGYAGYTTSPRYDSLLAKLIVHAGGDYPNTLRRAYRALCEFRLEGAASNLHLLQNLLQHPQVQSNDVSTAFIEAEAANLTAAHASAHPHRFFQSSTNSAAASSTQTDAPAGTEPLNAPVQGVLVSLDVQVGDSVAVGQQVAIMEAMKMEFVVKAAQSGIVRALAANAGDSLFEGSALLYLEPADVAGNAQQDEESVAIDHIRADLQEVLERRAELTDERRPEAVAKRRKTGQRTARENLADLLDDGSFIEYGGFALAAQRTRRTHEELLKMSPADGLINGIGTINADKFGEHAARCMALSYDYTVFAGTQGVTNHKKTDRMLELAEQWKLPLVFFTEGGGGRPGDIDKVGVAGLDCTTFMRMARLSGMVPTVGIVSGRCFAGNAALLGCCDVIIATENATIGMAGPAMIEGGGLGRFTPEQVGPTSMHGPNGVIDVRVQDEAEATAVAKQYLSYFQGDLTDWEAADQRELRHLIPENRLRVYDIRKVIETLADRDSVLELRREFAPGLITALIRIEGRAFGLIANNPMHLGGAIDAVSGDKAARFMQLCQAHGLPMVSLCDTPGFMVGPDAEQQGTVRHVSRMFVTAASLSIPFFTVVLRKGYGLGAQAMAAGSFHAPMFTIGWPSSEFGAMGLEGAVRLGYSKELAAIEDEGERQATFEKLVAELYQRGKGISMASFLEIDAVIDPLETRDWLMRGLHSAPDEALKKGTRPFVDTW; via the coding sequence ATGGCATTCAACCGCATTCTTATCGCCAACCGTGGCGAAATCGCCATTCGCCTGGCCCGCGCCATCGCTGACTGCGGCGCCACCAGCGTTGCCGTGTACGCCGAAGATGACGACCAGTCGCTGCACGTTCGCAGCGCCGATCAGGCCGTCGCCCTGCAGGGCCAGGGTGTTGCCGCCTATCTGGACGCCGCCCAGCTGATTCGCATCGCCAAGGAGCAGAACTGCGATGCGATTCACCCCGGCTACGGTTTCCTCAGCGAAAACGCCGACTTCGCCCGCGCCTGCGAGCAGGCCGGCATCACCTTTATCGGCCCAGCGCCTGAGGTGCTCGACACCTTCGGCGACAAGGCCAGTGCGCGTCGACTGGCGCAGCAGCAGGGTGTGCCCCTGACCCAGGGCACCAACGAGCCGACCACGCTAGAGCAGGCACGCGACTTTATGCAATCGCTGGGCGACGGCGCAGCGGTGATGCTGAAAGCCTTGGCTGGCGGCGGCGGGCGCGGTATGCGTGCGGTGCATGATCTTGCCGAGCTGGACGACGCTTTCGCCCGCTGCAGCTCCGAGGCCACCGCCGCCTTTGGCCGTGGCGACCTGTATGTCGAACGACTGATCCGCCGCGCTCGGCATATCGAGGTGCAGATCATCGGCGACGGCACCGAGGTTGCCCATGTCTGGGAGCGCGACTGCACCCTGCAACGCCGCAACCAGAAGCTGCTGGAAGTGGCCCCGGCGCCGAGTCTTGATCCGGCTGTGCGCACGCAATTGCATGAAGCCGCCTGCACCCTGACCCGCGCGGTCGGCTACCGCGGCCTATGTACCGTCGAGTTTCTGCTCGACGAGGAGCACGGGGATTTTGTCTTTATGGAAGCCAACCCGCGCATTCAGGTTGAACATACGGTAACCGAGGCGGTGACCGGTCTGGATCTGGCGGTAACGCAGATTCAGCTCGCCGCCGGCAAGACGCTGGCGGAACTGGGCCTGACCCAGACCGAGATTCCGGCGGCACGCGGCTTTGCCGTGCAGCTGCGCATCAATCTGGAAAGCATGGCCGCCGACGGCAGCACTCGCCCGGCCGGTGGCACGCTCAGCGCCTACCAGCCGCCCAGCGGCCCGGGTATCCGCGTCGATGGTTACGGCTACGCCGGTTACACCACCAGCCCGCGCTACGACTCACTGCTGGCCAAACTGATCGTGCACGCAGGTGGCGACTACCCGAACACCCTGCGCCGCGCCTATCGCGCACTGTGCGAATTCCGCCTGGAAGGTGCCGCCAGCAACCTGCACCTGCTGCAGAACCTGCTGCAGCACCCGCAGGTGCAGAGCAACGACGTATCCACCGCCTTTATCGAAGCCGAGGCTGCCAATCTGACCGCCGCCCACGCCAGCGCCCATCCGCACCGGTTCTTCCAGAGCAGCACGAACAGCGCCGCCGCCAGCAGCACGCAGACCGATGCACCCGCCGGCACCGAGCCGCTGAATGCGCCGGTACAGGGTGTTCTGGTCAGCCTGGATGTGCAGGTTGGCGACAGCGTCGCGGTCGGCCAGCAGGTCGCGATCATGGAAGCCATGAAGATGGAGTTTGTGGTCAAGGCAGCCCAGAGCGGTATCGTCCGCGCGCTGGCCGCCAACGCCGGCGACAGCCTGTTCGAGGGCAGCGCCCTGCTCTATCTGGAGCCCGCCGACGTGGCGGGCAACGCTCAACAGGATGAAGAAAGCGTTGCCATCGACCACATCCGCGCCGACCTGCAGGAAGTGCTGGAGCGCCGCGCCGAGCTGACCGACGAGCGCCGCCCGGAGGCCGTGGCCAAACGCCGCAAGACCGGCCAGCGCACCGCCCGCGAGAACCTCGCCGACCTGCTCGACGACGGCAGCTTTATCGAATACGGCGGCTTTGCGCTGGCTGCCCAGCGCACCCGCCGCACCCACGAAGAGCTGCTGAAGATGAGCCCGGCCGACGGCCTGATCAACGGCATCGGCACCATCAATGCCGACAAGTTCGGCGAGCACGCCGCCCGCTGCATGGCGCTGTCCTACGACTACACGGTGTTCGCCGGCACCCAGGGCGTCACCAACCACAAGAAGACCGACCGCATGCTGGAGCTGGCCGAGCAGTGGAAGCTGCCGCTGGTGTTCTTCACCGAAGGCGGCGGCGGCCGCCCGGGCGATATCGACAAGGTCGGCGTGGCCGGCCTGGACTGCACCACCTTCATGCGCATGGCGCGGCTGTCCGGCATGGTGCCGACCGTGGGTATCGTCTCCGGCCGCTGCTTCGCCGGCAACGCCGCGCTGCTCGGCTGCTGCGACGTAATCATCGCCACCGAGAACGCCACCATCGGCATGGCCGGGCCGGCGATGATCGAAGGCGGCGGCCTCGGCCGCTTCACCCCCGAACAGGTTGGCCCGACCAGCATGCACGGCCCGAACGGCGTGATCGACGTGCGGGTGCAGGACGAGGCCGAGGCTACTGCGGTGGCCAAGCAGTACCTGTCCTACTTCCAGGGTGATCTGACGGACTGGGAAGCGGCGGACCAGCGCGAGCTGCGCCACCTGATCCCGGAAAACCGCCTGCGCGTGTATGACATCCGCAAGGTGATCGAGACGCTGGCCGACCGCGATTCTGTGCTGGAGCTGCGCCGCGAGTTTGCCCCGGGGCTGATCACCGCGCTGATCCGCATCGAAGGCCGCGCCTTCGGCCTGATCGCCAACAACCCGATGCATCTCGGTGGCGCCATTGATGCCGTCTCCGGTGACAAGGCGGCGCGCTTTATGCAGCTGTGTCAGGCCCACGGCCTACCGATGGTCTCGCTGTGCGACACCCCCGGCTTTATGGTCGGCCCGGATGCCGAGCAGCAGGGCACCGTGCGCCACGTCTCGCGCATGTTCGTCACCGCTGCCAGCCTGAGTATTCCGTTCTTCACCGTGGTACTGCGCAAGGGCTACGGCCTGGGCGCACAGGCGATGGCAGCCGGCAGCTTCCACGCACCAATGTTCACCATCGGCTGGCCGAGCAGCGAGTTCGGTGCGATGGGGCTGGAAGGTGCGGTACGGCTGGGCTACTCGAAGGAGCTGGCGGCGATTGAGGACGAAGGCGAGCGTCAGGCAACCTTCGAGAAACTGGTCGCCGAGCTGTACCAGCGCGGCAAGGGCATCAGCATGGCCAGCTTCCTCGAGATCGACGCCGTGATCGACCCGCTGGAAACCCGCGACTGGCTGATGCGTGGCCTGCACTCGGCACCGGATGAGGCGCTGAAAAAGGGCACGCGGCCGTTTGTCGATACCTGGTAA
- a CDS encoding LysR family transcriptional regulator, which yields MSEKNDSPSLARIDLNLFRVFEVVYRERNLTRAAAVLHVSQSAVSHSLARLREHFSDPLFVREGRGVTPTAAAMRLAPGIIDSLGRLQQSLGYLQQFDPQEDARTFTISLPEQLEPVLIPPLLTHLRKQAPRSRVRTVGVRWSELKLELAAGRIDLAVQIARPADASLRQMQLVKEPLCVVAGPQFEGELTADSYMAAEHIAVASWRRGLSFEDLALGHLGLMRNVVQQCQSYQAASLVVAQTPLLLTMSRRHAELINRPLGNRLLPMPLPLPEIGLTLYWHKGMEHDPVNRWLRRQVHALAQNSSSGVTAPPLS from the coding sequence ATGAGTGAAAAGAATGATTCCCCATCATTGGCCCGGATAGACCTTAATCTGTTTCGGGTGTTTGAGGTGGTTTACCGCGAGCGCAACCTGACGCGGGCGGCGGCAGTGCTGCACGTCAGTCAGTCGGCGGTGAGTCATTCGCTGGCCCGGCTGCGCGAGCACTTCTCTGATCCGCTGTTTGTTCGCGAGGGTAGGGGCGTGACGCCGACGGCGGCGGCGATGCGATTGGCGCCCGGCATCATCGACAGTCTGGGGAGGCTGCAGCAAAGCCTCGGCTACCTGCAACAGTTTGATCCGCAGGAGGACGCCCGCACCTTCACCATCAGCCTGCCTGAACAGCTGGAGCCGGTACTGATTCCGCCGCTGCTGACGCACTTGCGCAAACAGGCGCCGCGCAGTCGGGTGCGTACAGTCGGTGTGAGATGGTCCGAGTTGAAGCTGGAGCTGGCGGCAGGGCGGATTGATCTGGCGGTGCAGATCGCCCGTCCGGCTGATGCCAGTCTGCGGCAGATGCAGTTGGTCAAGGAGCCATTGTGCGTGGTCGCCGGGCCGCAGTTTGAAGGCGAGCTGACGGCGGACAGCTACATGGCCGCTGAGCACATTGCCGTCGCCTCTTGGCGGCGCGGGTTATCCTTTGAGGATCTGGCGCTGGGACATCTGGGGTTGATGCGCAACGTGGTGCAGCAGTGCCAGAGCTATCAAGCGGCGAGCCTGGTGGTGGCGCAGACGCCGTTGCTGCTGACCATGTCGCGGCGCCACGCCGAACTGATCAATCGGCCGTTGGGTAACCGGCTCTTGCCGATGCCCCTGCCGCTACCGGAGATCGGCCTGACGCTTTACTGGCACAAGGGCATGGAACACGACCCGGTCAATCGTTGGTTGCGGCGCCAGGTCCATGCGTTGGCTCAGAACAGTTCCAGTGGCGTAACCGCTCCACCGCTGTCGTAG
- the pilO gene encoding type IV pilus inner membrane component PilO, translating into MSFAQQMESLKKLQADDLDFNNIGSWPAALKVIVCAVVFAVLLVLGYQFHLKDLRASLERAEQQEVVLRKDFTDKSYRAANLEAYKAQLAEIEERFSGLLKQLPKDSEVPGLLEDITQMGLNSGLEFESITLQPEVAQQFYVELPINIVVRGSYHDLATFVSSVAGLPRIVTLGDFTISPVSASNPDLLAMNILAKTYRYNDAGGQQ; encoded by the coding sequence ATGAGTTTCGCTCAACAGATGGAAAGCTTAAAGAAGCTCCAGGCGGACGACTTGGACTTCAACAACATAGGGTCTTGGCCGGCCGCGCTCAAAGTGATTGTGTGTGCGGTGGTGTTTGCCGTGCTGCTGGTGTTGGGCTACCAATTTCACCTGAAGGATTTGCGGGCGAGCCTGGAACGGGCTGAGCAGCAAGAGGTCGTGCTGCGCAAGGACTTTACCGATAAGTCATATCGGGCGGCTAATCTGGAAGCCTATAAGGCCCAGCTCGCGGAGATTGAGGAGCGTTTCAGTGGTTTGCTGAAACAGCTGCCGAAGGATAGCGAGGTGCCTGGTCTGCTCGAAGACATCACTCAGATGGGGCTCAATAGTGGTCTGGAGTTCGAGTCCATTACCCTCCAGCCTGAAGTCGCACAGCAGTTTTATGTCGAGTTGCCTATCAATATCGTCGTTCGTGGTAGTTACCACGATTTGGCCACTTTCGTGAGCAGCGTGGCTGGCCTACCTCGTATCGTTACTCTAGGCGACTTCACGATTTCGCCAGTCAGTGCGAGTAACCCGGACCTTTTGGCAATGAATATCTTGGCCAAAACCTACCGTTATAACGACGCGGGAGGCCAGCAATGA
- a CDS encoding PilN domain-containing protein: MARINLLPWREQLREERKKEFLTILALVVLLAGALVFLGDRYINGRIDHQNERNAFLKKEITLLEARIREIEELQARRAQLLDRMRIIQDLQGKRPVIVRVFDEMARTLPDGVYFTNVGMKGSTISVKGGAESNSRVSNLMRQMDGSEWLTSPNLTAVKAVTSGAVDQANVFELSVKQTAPRAGAAEGEQQQ, encoded by the coding sequence ATGGCTCGCATTAACCTGTTGCCTTGGCGCGAGCAGCTAAGGGAAGAACGAAAAAAGGAATTCCTGACGATTCTGGCACTGGTTGTCCTGCTTGCAGGTGCGCTGGTCTTCTTGGGCGATCGCTATATCAATGGGCGCATCGACCATCAGAATGAGCGCAACGCCTTTCTGAAGAAGGAGATTACGCTGCTTGAGGCGCGCATCCGGGAAATTGAGGAGCTGCAGGCGCGGCGTGCTCAACTGCTGGATCGTATGAGGATTATCCAAGATTTGCAGGGCAAGCGCCCAGTCATCGTTCGCGTATTTGACGAAATGGCGCGCACGCTGCCGGATGGTGTGTACTTCACTAACGTTGGCATGAAGGGTTCCACGATTTCCGTTAAGGGCGGTGCTGAATCTAATAGCCGCGTCTCCAATCTGATGCGCCAAATGGATGGCTCTGAGTGGCTGACTTCGCCGAATCTGACGGCGGTCAAAGCTGTCACTTCTGGTGCGGTCGATCAAGCGAACGTGTTCGAGCTGTCAGTCAAACAGACCGCGCCACGAGCCGGTGCCGCTGAGGGAGAACAGCAGCAATGA
- a CDS encoding pilus assembly protein PilM, with protein sequence MLGLLKKKANTLLGIDVSSTTVKLLELSRAGGRYKVEAYAVEPLPPGAVVEKNIVELEGVGQALEKVLARSRSPLKQAAVAVAGSAVITKTIEMDAGLDPDEMEEQIKLEADQYIPYPLDEVAIDFEVQGPSPRNPEREEVLLAACRRENVDIREAALALAGLTASIVEVEAYAMERACELVVGQLDADDEGLTIAVIDIGATMMTLSVLSGGRTIYTREQLFGGKQLTDEIQRRYGLSQEEAGLAKKQGGLPDDYESEVLGPFKDAVVQQVSRSLQFFFAGGQYNDVDYILLAGGTASIPGLDQLVQQKIGTTTLVANPFANMTLSNKVDAVALSNDAPALMIACGLAMRSFD encoded by the coding sequence GTGCTAGGGCTCCTAAAGAAAAAAGCGAACACGCTGCTGGGCATCGATGTCAGCTCCACCACGGTGAAGCTGCTGGAGCTCAGTCGCGCCGGAGGCCGCTACAAGGTTGAAGCCTATGCGGTCGAACCCTTGCCACCCGGAGCGGTGGTCGAGAAAAATATCGTCGAGCTTGAAGGCGTTGGCCAAGCACTTGAAAAAGTGCTCGCGCGATCCAGGTCGCCACTCAAGCAAGCCGCCGTCGCCGTCGCCGGATCTGCAGTGATCACCAAGACCATTGAGATGGACGCTGGTCTTGATCCCGACGAGATGGAAGAGCAAATCAAGCTCGAAGCCGATCAGTATATTCCCTACCCCCTCGATGAAGTCGCGATCGACTTCGAAGTGCAGGGGCCATCCCCCCGAAACCCTGAGCGCGAAGAAGTGCTGCTGGCCGCCTGTCGTCGTGAGAACGTCGATATTCGCGAGGCTGCGCTGGCGTTGGCTGGGCTCACAGCCAGCATCGTGGAGGTCGAGGCCTATGCGATGGAGCGGGCGTGCGAGCTGGTGGTTGGGCAGCTGGATGCTGATGATGAAGGGCTCACGATCGCGGTGATTGATATCGGTGCAACCATGATGACGCTCAGTGTTCTGAGCGGCGGTCGCACCATCTACACACGCGAGCAACTGTTTGGTGGTAAGCAGCTCACCGACGAGATTCAGCGCCGCTATGGCCTGTCTCAGGAAGAAGCTGGTCTTGCCAAGAAGCAGGGCGGTCTGCCGGATGATTACGAGTCTGAGGTGCTCGGGCCTTTCAAGGACGCGGTGGTTCAGCAGGTGTCCCGATCGCTGCAGTTCTTCTTCGCCGGCGGTCAGTATAACGACGTGGACTACATTCTGCTGGCTGGCGGCACCGCTTCTATCCCCGGTCTGGACCAATTGGTGCAGCAGAAAATCGGAACCACCACCCTGGTTGCCAACCCCTTTGCAAACATGACCCTGTCCAACAAGGTTGACGCAGTTGCCCTGAGCAACGACGCGCCAGCATTGATGATCGCATGTGGTCTGGCAATGAGGAGTTTTGACTGA